One window of Quercus robur chromosome 5, dhQueRobu3.1, whole genome shotgun sequence genomic DNA carries:
- the LOC126728097 gene encoding receptor like protein 21-like: protein MAWPFMKNLFWGLLVLVQICGHRACFVEERVGLLEFKEFVRSNGDDADHLLPSWVDDSNSECCGWERVRCNSTTGHVIELSLHNVTQISDYVLYIDWDNRDEVFYYKDYDKIWLLNISIFRAFKELRSLNLSFNEIGGWIENEGFESLSELKMLETLDLGFNLFNQSILQSLSALTSLKNLIINNNQFKGSFPVQELSALENLEFLNIRSNKINGSLSMQGIYRGIQIIYTIFYV from the exons ATGGCCTGGCCTTTCATGAAGAACCTATTTTGGGGTTTGCTGGTTTTGGTTCAAATTTGTGGACACAGAGCATGCTTTGTAGAGGAGAGGGTGGGTCTGCTAGAATTTAAGGAGTTCGTCCGATCCAACGGTGATGATGCTGACCATCTTCTTCCTTCATGGGTTGATGACTCAAACAGTGAGTGTTGTGGTTGGGAACGAGTTAGGTGCAATTCCACCACTGGTCATGTGATTGAGCTCTCTCTCCACAATGTTACCCAAATATCTGATTATGTTCTTTATATTGACTGGGATAACCGGGACGAAGTATTTTATTACAAGGATTATGATAAAATCTGGCTCTTGAATATCTCTATATTCCGGGCTTTCAAGGAACTAAGAAgtttaaatttatcatttaatgAGATTGGTGGTTGGATTGAGAATGAAG GTTTCGAAAGTTTGTCGGAACTGAAAATGCTGGAGACGTTAGATCTTGGTTTTAACTTGTTCAACCAGAGTATCTTACAATCATTGAGTGCCCTTACATCCCTTAAGAATCTGATCATCAATAACAATCAATTCAAGGGATCCTTTCCAGTCCAAG AATTATCAGCCTTGGAAAACTTGGAGTTCTTGAATATAAGATCTAATAAAATCAATGGCTCCCTAAGTATGCAAGGTATATATAGAGGAATACAAATCATTTACaccattttttatgtttaa